Proteins encoded within one genomic window of Argiope bruennichi chromosome 7, qqArgBrue1.1, whole genome shotgun sequence:
- the LOC129976513 gene encoding eukaryotic translation initiation factor 3 subunit I-like, which translates to MRPLMLHGHERAITQIKYNREGDLLFSCSKDPTPNVWYSINGERLGTFDGHNGAVWCIDVNWDSTKVATGAADAKCGFWDLETGKCLTMIDTDTSVRTCNFSYSGKILMYSTDKSMGKQCEIKVVDTLDPSQMSGNGQICSIPLPGHKVTSSVWGPLDEYLLTGLDNGALCKYDLKSLQKFASKHEHRDVINDIQYYKDQTMFITASKDHTAKLFDTKTMDLLKTYKTERPVNSAAISPIRDHVVLGGGQEAMDVTTTSTRAGKFYARFFHLIFEEEFARLTGHFGPINSVAFHPDGKSYSSGGEDGYVRVQTFDPPYYDFDFEY; encoded by the coding sequence ATGCGGCCGCTTATGCTTCACGGTCATGAAAGGGCCATCACCCAAATTAAGTATAATAGAGAAGGGGATTTACTCTTCTCATGCTCTAAAGATCCTACTCCAAATGTCTGGTATTCCATCAACGGTGAAAGGCTTGGAACATTTGATGGGCACAATGGCGCGGTTTGGTGCATAGATGTCAACTGGGATTCAACTAAAGTAGCCACTGGAGCAGCTGATGCCAAATGTGGTTTCTGGGATCTTGAAACTGGAAAATGCCTGACTATGATCGATACGGATACATCAGTACGTACTTGCAATTTTTCGTattctggaaaaattttaatgtattccaCTGACAAATCTATGGGAAAACAGTGTGAGATCAAAGTTGTTGACACCCTGGACCCATCTCAGATGAGCGGCAATGGACAAATATGTTCAATTCCCTTACCAGGTCACAAAGTGACAAGTTCAGTTTGGGGTCCATTGGATGAATATTTGCTTACAGGCCTTGATAATGGTGCACTTTGCAAGTATGATTTGAAATCTTTGCAGAAGTTTGCATCAAAGCATGAGCATCGTGATGTCATCAATGACATTCAATACTACAAAGATCAAACCATGTTCATCACTGCATCTAAGGATCATACTGCTAAGCTGTTTGACACCAAAACAATGGATTTGCTGAAAACATACAAGACAGAACGACCTGTCAATTCTGCTGCTATATCTCCTATCCGAGATCATGTGGTTTTGGGTGGTGGTCAAGAAGCTATGGATGTAACAACAACATCAACACGAGCTGGTAAATTCTATGCCagattctttcatttaatatttgaagaagaaTTTGCTCGATTAACAGGTCACTTTGGACCTATCAACAGTGTTGCTTTTCATCCAGATGGTAAAAGTTACAGCAGTGGTGGAGAAGATGGATATGTTCGAGTTCAAACCTTTGACCCACCTTATTATGACTTTGATTTTGAGTATTAA